In Bradyrhizobium sp. 200, the sequence CACACCCATGCCGCTCCAGTTCATCGCCTCGACATGCATCGCCCAGAACGCCTGCATGCCGCGATGGCGCACGTCCGTGCTGATGCCAAAAGCATTCCGGCGGCGCTTTCGCAGCCCCTTTTCCCGCTCTTCACGGCGCTTCTCGCGACGCAATTCCGTCTGATATTCCGTGAGCTTGCGTGCAGCTTCCTCGCCAGCGAGCGCGTTGAGCCAGCGCGCGAATGTCTTCTCGTCCAATCCTTGCTGGAGGCAATAGACGGCGCGCGAAACGCCGCTGCGCTGCCAGGCCTCGATGTGAATCGCCCACCACCCACGCCTGACCTTGTTCTGGAAATGTTTCGGACCCACCGGAGATTCTCCACTGCAGCAGAAAACCCGAAATGGAACGAGAACGCACTCTCAGAAAGTCGTGCAAGATTCGGACGCTTACGAGCGCTGGGAGTGACGGCAAGATAAAGCGAGTTGCCTCGCTGCCGGAACTTCGTTCCTAAGGTTTTGTCTGCACATTGCTTTTGCGCGGCTCGGTTTGAGCCGGTGAGGTGAGGCGGGGGCGCTTCCGATACTTTCTTCTTTGTTTCCAACGGTCTCAGCGACGTCGCTCGCAATGTGCGGGATGCGCGAGACCGACGCGCTTACGCTGGCGTAAGTGTTTCTGCGCTCCTCCGCGATTGGCGCATTTCGGATCTTGCGGGAAGTGTTTGGACTTTCAATCGTCATCGCATGGCGCGTGACGAAAACGACTTCCGCATCCGTCCCGGCAAGGTCCGTGATCGCAGTGGTGCGGGGAGGAGTGCGCCCCGGATCGGCGGGATGCGCCGTCGCCCGGCCAGCTTTCTCGGCGAGGTCCATCAGGCCATACGCCGGGCGGGCGGCAACCCCGATCGGCCGGGCAGGGCCGGAAAGGGAAGCGGCCGGTTCAATGCACGTGGGCGGGGTGCTGCAACGGCGCTGACGCTCAAGGATCGGAGCGCGTGGAGTCGGGACGGCAGCGGGACGCGCACGCGGGCGCGACGGGTGGCGGTGAAGGCCCGCGTGGTGAAGCTCAACCCGCAGCGCGGAGCCGCCCGCGGACGGCAGTTCGTCAGCGCCAAGGCGGTGGACGCGCATCTGCGGTATCTCGAACGGGACGGCGTGACGAAGGATGGTGAGAAGGGCCAGGTCTATTCGGCCGAGCGCGACGTCGAGGATGGCCGCGCTTTCCTCGACCGGGGTCGCGAGGATCGCCATCAGTTCCGCTTCATCGTCTCCGCCGAGGAAGGGGTGGAGCTAGCCGACCCGCGCGAGACCACCCGCGATCTGATGGGGCAGATGGAAGCTGATCTCGGAACCAAGCTCGACTGGATCGCGGTCGATCATCACAACACCGGCCATCCCCACACCCACATCATCGTTCGTGGCATCACGGACGACGGCAAGACCCTCAACATCGCCGGCGACTATATCGCCTACGGGATTCGCGAGCGCGCGAGCGAGGTCGTTACCCGAGAACTGGGGCGGCAGACCGAACTTGAAGTGACAAAGCAGCTTGAGCGGGAGTTGGATGCCGATCGTTTCACCCGGCTCGACCGGATGTTGATCGCCGAGCAACAGGGGAAGGAATTTGCTGACCTGCGTCCCGACCGGGACCTGCGAGACACGTTCCGTCAGAACCGCGCCCTGCTGATCGAGCGGGCGCGCAAGCTTGAGCGCATGGGGTTGGCTACCGAGGTCGAGACTGGGCAATGGATCGTGTCGCCCAAAGCCGAGCCGGCGCTGCGCGAGCTTGGCGAGCGCGGCGACATTATCAAGGCCATGCACCGGGCGCTGGAGCGGGAGGGCCTGGCGGGGGATCGGCACCCCGCGCGCTACGTCCTGCACCGCGAGAACGCGACCGAGCGCATCGTCGGCCGGGTGCTGGACAAGGCGCTCGGCGGCGACGAGATGGGCGAGCGGGTCCGGCTGGTGATCGACGGGGCAGACGGGCGTGTGCATCATGTCGAGATGGATGCCGCCCGCGCCGAGGAGGTCGGCCGAGGCATGATCGTCGCGGCGGGCTCCGCCCCCCCCCGGGCTCCGCGCCGCCGACCGCAACATCATGGATATTGCAGATCAAGGAGGCGTCTACCGACCGTCCGAGCATCTGGAGCGGGCGAGAACTGCCATCGAACGCATCGGCGGCGACCCCGAGGCCTTCGTTCGATCCCACGTCCGCCGCCTGGAGGCGCTGCGCCGGGCCGGCCATGCCGAGCGGATCGATGCGGATCACTGGCGCGTCCCTGCCGATCTTCCCGAGCGCGGCCAAGCCTACGATCTGGCGCGGGACCGCGCGAACATCCGAATAAGCGTCCTGTCTTCCACCGGCCTCGACCAGCAGATCGACCAAGACGGTGCGACCTGGCTCGATCGCGAACTGGCCTCGCCCAGCCGTACCACGCTTGCCAATACCGGGTTCGGCCGAGAGGTCACTGAGGCAATGGAACGCCGCAGGCGGAGCCTCGTGAACATGGGTCACGCCGTCCGGCTGGAGGACGGCCGTATCCGTGTGTCAAAGGATTTTATCGCCAATCTGGAGCGTACAGAGGTGACTCGTGTCGGCAAGACCATGGCTGCCGAACGCGGTCTGACGTTCACCGCCGCCAAGACCGGCGAATATGTCAGCGGCACGCTTGTCGGCTCCACCCAGCTCGCGAGCGGCCGCTTCGCCATGATCGATGACGGCATCGGCTTCCAGCTGGTGCCGTGGCAGCCCGTTCTCGAAAAGCGAATCGGCCAGCACATCACCGGCATCGCGCGTGATGCCGGCGGAATCGAATGGGGATTCGGCAAGAAACGGGGGCTGGGGTTATGATTGTCCCCAATCGTTACCTGCTTGTCGCCATGGGGCCCGACCGGCGCCAGCCCCTCAAGGCTCGCGCTGTTCGCGCGCCCGGCTCCGCCGGCTTGCGGCCTTGACCGGCTGCCGCCGGCCCGGCGAGGGCTCTCCGCGCAGGTAAGGCAGTAAGTGTCTCGCCGCATGCAAGCATTTCTACGCCGCAAACCGATGACTTGAATTTCTGACTTCCGTCGTGGGATTCCTGGCTGTTTTCATCCGATGGACCCTGACGAGGGAGCGTCGGCATGGCGAAGGAAGAGGAACGCAAGGGGCCTTGTCCGGCCAACGACAACGGATCGCACAGCGGCGAGCCCCTCGATCCCCGTATTCTGCGGATAGCCGAAGCAATCGGCAGACAGCTTGCTCGCGCGCAGAGCAATCCTCCGGCTGCTGCCAATGACAATGAACCACGGCTGCGATAGCAACGTCGGAAACGTCTTCCCGAAAGCTGGGCTCGGCTTTTCTGATCCAGCGACGTTTTCATCCCGTGTGGCTCACTCGCACAGGTAATGGTCAAGTTCCGGGGATATCGTTGACAGGTGCGGAGTGCGGCGAGCACTCGATCAATTCGTGCCTTGATATCGGCGCAAATTGTCGAATCGATGTGAGGCCCATTCTGGAGACGACGCCATGCCCAAGGTTGCACTTTACGCCCGCTACTCGACCGACAATCAGAGTGTGGTGTCGATCGAGGACCAGTTCCGCATCTGCCGTGAGCATGCGGACCGGGAGCGTTGGCAGGTCGTCGATACCTATCATGACGCCGCCATCTCCGGCGCCAGCGTTATTCTCCGGCCGGGTGTCCAATCGCTGTTGCAGGACGCTCAGCGCGGCAAGTTCGACATCGTACTCGCCGAGGCTTTGGATCGCGTTTCGCGCGATCAGGCCGATGTGGCGACGCTGTTCAAGCATCTGCGCTTTGCCAGCGTGCAGATCGTCACCCTGGCCGAAGGCGAAATCTCCGAGCTGCATGTCGGTCTCAAAGGCACGATGAACGCTCTGTTCCTGAAAGACCTCGCCGCCAAGACCCATCGTGGTTTGCGCGGCCGGGTGGAGAAGGGCAAGGCGGGCGGCGGGCTCTGCTACGGCTACGACGTGGTAAAACGCACCGACAGCGAGGGCGAGCCGGTGCGGGGCGAACGCAAGATCAATGAGGCCGAGGCCGTCGTCGTCCGTCGCATCTTCCGGGAATTCGCGGTGGGGAAATCGCCGCGTGCCATCGCGACCGATTTGAACCGGGATGGAATTCCCGGTCTGTTCGGCCACACCTGGGGAGATACGACGATCCGGGGCCACGCTTGCCGGGGCAATGGCGTCGTCAATAACCAGCTATATGCCGGCGTGCTGGTCTGGAACCGGCAGCGTTTCATCAAGGACCCGAACACAGGCAAGCGCGTGTCGCGTCCGAACCCCGAGGCCAAGTGGATCAGGACCGAAGTCCCGGAGCTGCGCATCGTCGATGACGAGTTGTGGCGTCGGGTGAAGCTGCGCCAGGCCGAGCTTGCGAAGCAGTTCGAGGCGACAACCAAAGGTGTCCGCGCGGCGCGCGCGAAACGACTGCATCGCTTGCGTCGTCCCGCCTTCCTTTTGTCAGGACTACTCACCTGCGGATGCTGCGGCGGCAAATATGGCATCGTCGTCAACGACCGCTACGGCTGTCTCAGTCATTTCCGCAAGGGGATCTGCACCAATGGCCGCACCGTTCGCCGCGACGACATCGAGCGGCGGGTGCTGGCGGGTCTCACCGATAAGCTGGTATCTCCCGAGGCAGTAGCGGTCGCGGCGCGTGCCTATGCGGTGGAGACCAATCGCCAAAACCATGAGCGGCGAGCGCAAGCAGAAACGAGCCGCCGCGCCCTTGAGAAGATTGAGAGGAGCATCAAAGGGATCATGGACGCCATCGAGGATGGCATGTACCAGCCCGCCATGAAGGCGAGGATGGGGGAACTGGCTCAGCAGAAAGCTGAGATCGAGGCACGACTAGCCAAAGCCCCGGCCGATCTACCGGACCTACATCCGAATATCGCTGAACACTATCGCGCGAAGGTGATCCG encodes:
- a CDS encoding DUF3363 domain-containing protein, whose product is MDIADQGGVYRPSEHLERARTAIERIGGDPEAFVRSHVRRLEALRRAGHAERIDADHWRVPADLPERGQAYDLARDRANIRISVLSSTGLDQQIDQDGATWLDRELASPSRTTLANTGFGREVTEAMERRRRSLVNMGHAVRLEDGRIRVSKDFIANLERTEVTRVGKTMAAERGLTFTAAKTGEYVSGTLVGSTQLASGRFAMIDDGIGFQLVPWQPVLEKRIGQHITGIARDAGGIEWGFGKKRGLGL
- a CDS encoding recombinase family protein produces the protein MPKVALYARYSTDNQSVVSIEDQFRICREHADRERWQVVDTYHDAAISGASVILRPGVQSLLQDAQRGKFDIVLAEALDRVSRDQADVATLFKHLRFASVQIVTLAEGEISELHVGLKGTMNALFLKDLAAKTHRGLRGRVEKGKAGGGLCYGYDVVKRTDSEGEPVRGERKINEAEAVVVRRIFREFAVGKSPRAIATDLNRDGIPGLFGHTWGDTTIRGHACRGNGVVNNQLYAGVLVWNRQRFIKDPNTGKRVSRPNPEAKWIRTEVPELRIVDDELWRRVKLRQAELAKQFEATTKGVRAARAKRLHRLRRPAFLLSGLLTCGCCGGKYGIVVNDRYGCLSHFRKGICTNGRTVRRDDIERRVLAGLTDKLVSPEAVAVAARAYAVETNRQNHERRAQAETSRRALEKIERSIKGIMDAIEDGMYQPAMKARMGELAQQKAEIEARLAKAPADLPDLHPNIAEHYRAKVIRLAETLAEPESNGEAREDIRSLVGEVVITPGEKRGESHAILRGELMAILDLAAGHRRPPRPEVITNALACPGFEVRQEKLMMSSG